In one Pseudomonadota bacterium genomic region, the following are encoded:
- a CDS encoding phosphotransferase yields MTVAARCTIVRSVRKAAELLTLNDENLRRAVEQYAEGVVPKFIERMEGGVSAEVYRVTLLRPNGTIENIVLRIHGATHCGHAAELEFNILEALFQAGISVPKPLSFDASCSVLENPFLMIAFVEGSSDFVKPMRKATFETMAEALISVQEVPVCLMPTLPRRIDPVPELLEFLPTGSEWKKFRGYLKEIENAPFDGPDVVLHGDFWPANLLWKHGRIAAILDWEDAALGDPLSDVACTSLELQYIHGEAGKVLFEDTYAKHREIDPRRLALWNAYVSSAALKYMAEWGLEPAKEDHMRKTAHDSLLEAATVLL; encoded by the coding sequence GATTGTCCGCTCCGTTCGAAAGGCGGCTGAATTGTTAACCTTAAATGATGAAAACCTACGCCGCGCCGTCGAACAGTACGCCGAAGGCGTTGTGCCAAAATTTATAGAGCGAATGGAAGGAGGAGTTTCCGCCGAAGTCTATCGCGTCACGCTCTTGCGGCCTAATGGTACTATAGAGAACATCGTGCTGCGAATTCACGGCGCAACACATTGCGGTCACGCCGCAGAACTTGAGTTCAATATACTTGAAGCACTTTTTCAGGCAGGGATTTCGGTGCCCAAGCCACTTAGTTTTGATGCAAGCTGCTCTGTGCTGGAAAACCCATTCCTGATGATTGCGTTTGTTGAAGGGTCATCTGATTTCGTAAAACCCATGCGCAAAGCAACCTTCGAGACTATGGCCGAAGCTCTGATCTCCGTGCAAGAAGTTCCAGTGTGCCTCATGCCAACGCTGCCACGTCGGATTGATCCGGTCCCAGAACTTCTTGAGTTTCTGCCCACGGGCTCAGAATGGAAGAAATTCCGTGGCTACCTCAAAGAAATAGAGAATGCACCATTTGATGGTCCAGATGTCGTTTTGCATGGAGACTTTTGGCCTGCAAACCTTCTCTGGAAACACGGGCGGATTGCGGCAATCCTCGATTGGGAAGATGCTGCATTGGGCGACCCTCTTTCCGATGTTGCCTGCACGAGCCTGGAGTTGCAATACATCCACGGTGAGGCGGGAAAAGTTCTGTTTGAGGATACGTATGCCAAACATCGAGAGATTGACCCGCGCAGGCTTGCCCTCTGGAATGCTTACGTTTCGTCGGCAGCGTTGAAGTATATGGCGGAATGGGGACTCGAACCCGCCAAAGAGGACCACATGCGCAAAACAGCGCATGACAGCCTACTGGAGGCTGCAACGGTTCTTCTTTGA
- a CDS encoding ATP-binding cassette domain-containing protein: MADPILKARGLVKRYGRVTALDHCDFDLMPGEILAVIGDNGAGKSSLIKAVSGAVIPDEGEVELEGVRVSFRSPIEAREAGIETVYQTLAMSPALSIADNMFMGREIRKPGIRGTLFRQLDRKKMEEMAREKLSELGLMTIQNINQAVETLSGGQRQGVAVARAAAFGSKVIILDEPTAALGVKESRRVLELIMDVKSRGIPIILISHNMPHVFEVADRIHVHRLGKRLTVIDPKDHTMSDAVAYMTGAKEPEAA; encoded by the coding sequence ATGGCTGACCCCATCCTGAAAGCGCGCGGCCTCGTGAAGCGTTATGGCCGCGTGACCGCTCTCGATCATTGCGACTTCGACCTGATGCCCGGCGAGATCCTCGCCGTCATCGGGGATAACGGAGCCGGGAAGAGCTCGCTCATCAAGGCCGTCTCGGGCGCCGTCATCCCCGACGAGGGAGAGGTGGAGCTCGAAGGCGTGCGCGTGAGCTTCCGCTCGCCCATCGAGGCGCGGGAGGCCGGGATCGAGACGGTCTACCAGACGCTGGCCATGTCGCCGGCGCTCTCGATCGCCGACAACATGTTCATGGGCCGCGAGATCAGGAAGCCCGGCATTCGGGGCACGCTCTTCCGCCAGCTCGACCGCAAGAAAATGGAAGAGATGGCGCGCGAGAAGCTCTCCGAGCTGGGCCTCATGACGATCCAGAACATCAACCAGGCGGTGGAGACGCTCTCGGGCGGCCAGCGTCAGGGCGTGGCGGTGGCGCGTGCGGCGGCGTTCGGCTCGAAGGTCATCATCCTCGATGAGCCCACGGCGGCGCTCGGCGTGAAGGAGAGCCGGCGCGTGCTCGAGCTCATCATGGACGTGAAGAGCCGGGGCATTCCGATCATCCTCATCAGCCACAACATGCCCCATGTCTTCGAGGTGGCCGACCGTATCCATGTCCATCGCTTGGGCAAGCGGCTCACGGTGATCGATCCCAAGGATCACACCATGTCGGATGCCGTTGCCTACATGACCGGCGCGAAGGAGCCCGAGGCCGCGTAA
- the xylB gene encoding xylulokinase, translating to MLVLGIDLGTSAVKAVLVEGEAIVAEGLGPLSVSSPRPGWSEQAPADWLEAMRRAVAALGPRRADVAGISLSGQMHGAVMLDAQNAPVRDCILWNDSRAAAHCEVLEDRIPDIGMRAGVRPLPGFTAPKLLWLAEAEPEAHGRIASVMLPKDYLALWLTGEAGSDMSDAAGTLWLDQASRAWDPALAEASATDPAWLPPLRDGFAEVGKIRAERARELGLPTGIPLFAGGGDAATGALSVGAARPGACFISLGTSGQLLVVDAAYAPNPDEFVHAFAHTLPGLWYRMAAMLNGARPMAWFAGVLGMEVETMLAEAARADTSRVPLFLPYLTGERSPHGDPAIRAGFYGLEDATGRPEMARAVVEAMAFMMRDARDSFGAGFAPDGPIPVLGGGAQSDLVLGTLASVLGHPVARAEAGRGGPAYGAARLAQVGLGEISQSDLAFTPKLKKVFEPETPRLEPRLAQFRELYSRLRGGL from the coding sequence ATGCTGGTGTTGGGGATCGATCTGGGGACCTCGGCCGTCAAGGCCGTGCTCGTAGAGGGCGAGGCAATCGTGGCCGAGGGCCTCGGGCCGCTCAGCGTCTCCTCTCCCCGGCCCGGATGGTCGGAACAAGCACCGGCGGATTGGCTCGAGGCGATGCGCCGCGCCGTCGCTGCCCTCGGCCCGCGGCGCGCCGATGTGGCGGGCATCAGCCTTTCCGGGCAGATGCACGGCGCGGTGATGCTTGACGCCCAGAACGCGCCCGTCCGCGACTGCATCCTCTGGAACGACAGCCGCGCCGCGGCCCACTGCGAAGTCTTGGAAGACCGCATCCCCGATATCGGGATGCGCGCGGGTGTGCGGCCCCTGCCGGGCTTCACGGCGCCAAAGCTCCTCTGGCTTGCCGAGGCGGAGCCCGAGGCCCACGGGCGCATCGCGTCGGTCATGCTGCCCAAGGACTACCTCGCGCTCTGGCTCACCGGGGAGGCGGGATCAGACATGTCGGATGCGGCCGGCACGCTCTGGCTCGATCAGGCATCCCGCGCCTGGGACCCGGCCCTGGCCGAGGCCTCCGCCACGGATCCCGCATGGCTCCCTCCGCTCAGGGATGGCTTCGCCGAGGTGGGCAAGATCCGCGCGGAACGCGCCCGGGAGCTCGGGCTTCCGACGGGCATTCCGCTCTTCGCGGGCGGCGGCGACGCGGCCACGGGCGCGCTCTCGGTCGGGGCCGCGCGGCCCGGTGCCTGTTTTATCTCGCTCGGGACATCCGGCCAGCTTCTCGTCGTCGACGCGGCCTATGCCCCGAACCCGGACGAGTTCGTCCATGCCTTTGCCCATACCCTCCCGGGCCTCTGGTACCGCATGGCCGCGATGCTCAACGGCGCGCGCCCCATGGCGTGGTTCGCCGGGGTTCTGGGCATGGAGGTGGAGACCATGCTGGCCGAGGCGGCGCGCGCCGACACGAGCCGCGTGCCGCTCTTTCTCCCCTACCTCACCGGTGAGCGCAGCCCCCATGGCGACCCGGCCATCCGCGCGGGCTTCTACGGGCTGGAGGATGCCACGGGGCGCCCCGAGATGGCGCGGGCGGTGGTGGAGGCGATGGCCTTCATGATGCGGGACGCGCGGGACAGTTTCGGCGCGGGCTTCGCGCCCGACGGCCCGATCCCCGTCCTTGGCGGCGGCGCGCAAAGCGACCTCGTCCTCGGCACGCTGGCCAGTGTCCTCGGGCATCCGGTGGCCCGCGCGGAGGCGGGGCGCGGCGGCCCGGCCTACGGGGCCGCACGGCTCGCGCAGGTGGGGCTGGGTGAGATCAGCCAAAGCGATCTGGCCTTCACGCCGAAACTGAAAAAGGTCTTCGAGCCGGAGACGCCGCGCCTCGAGCCTCGCCTGGCGCAGTTCCGGGAGCTTTATTCCCGCCTGCGCGGCGGCCTCTGA
- a CDS encoding ABC transporter permease produces the protein MNMQAVKTIYAAEMARFFRTLAQSFISPVLSTSLYFVVFGTAIGSRIQEVEGVSYGAFIVPGLIMLTVMTQGISNASFGIYFPKFIGTFSELLSAPINFLEIVIGYVGAAATKSLFIGLVILGTSFFFVEMTILHPLAMLAFLVLTCISFALMGFIIGIWAKNFEQLQLIPLLVVTPLVFLGGSFYSISMLPPLWQQVTYFNPVVYLISGFRWAFFGQADVPVGLSLLAIGAFTALCLAIIWWIFRTGWRLRE, from the coding sequence ATGAACATGCAGGCCGTCAAGACGATCTACGCCGCTGAAATGGCGCGCTTTTTCCGGACGCTGGCGCAGAGCTTCATCTCGCCCGTGCTATCCACCTCGCTCTACTTCGTCGTGTTCGGCACGGCTATCGGCTCCCGCATCCAGGAGGTGGAAGGCGTGAGCTACGGGGCCTTCATCGTGCCCGGCCTCATTATGCTGACGGTCATGACGCAGGGCATCTCCAACGCGTCCTTCGGCATCTACTTTCCGAAATTCATCGGCACGTTCTCGGAGCTGCTCTCCGCGCCGATCAACTTCCTCGAGATCGTCATCGGCTATGTGGGTGCGGCGGCCACGAAATCGCTTTTCATCGGGCTCGTGATCCTGGGGACGTCGTTTTTCTTCGTGGAGATGACGATCCTGCACCCGCTCGCCATGCTCGCCTTTCTCGTGCTCACCTGCATCAGCTTCGCGCTCATGGGCTTCATCATCGGGATCTGGGCGAAGAATTTCGAGCAGCTCCAGCTCATCCCGCTCCTCGTCGTGACGCCCCTCGTCTTCCTCGGCGGCTCGTTCTACTCGATCTCCATGCTGCCGCCGCTCTGGCAGCAGGTGACGTATTTCAACCCGGTCGTGTACCTGATCTCGGGCTTCCGCTGGGCCTTTTTCGGGCAGGCCGACGTGCCGGTGGGCCTCTCGCTTCTGGCCATCGGTGCGTTTACGGCGCTCTGCCTCGCCATCATCTGGTGGATTTTCCGCACGGGCTGGCGGCTTAGGGAGTGA
- a CDS encoding class I SAM-dependent methyltransferase: protein MPDNPFDFIPSLEGYDEGPTGAHRLNRRYDMIVAPFKAELSDARVLDLASHDGRWPYALAHAGAREVVGIEARQALIDRFAAFPDVAAKGRVRLRQGDIFAGMEELAAAGETFDVVAVYGIFYHITEHYRLVLLAQALKPKLIIIDSEFIVASDGPIVRFMREETSNALNTVARAEGREVELVATPSMRLVDVFGEVTGWSTEWIDWDVLPAEERAGLGDYFRQNAQRRRGTVALRPLGTFDPKEKRPRVWVDPRDGSRKTD from the coding sequence ATGCCGGACAATCCATTTGATTTCATCCCCTCGCTCGAGGGCTACGACGAGGGGCCCACCGGGGCGCATCGGCTTAATCGCCGCTACGACATGATCGTGGCGCCCTTCAAGGCGGAGCTTTCTGACGCGCGCGTGCTCGACCTCGCCAGCCATGACGGGCGCTGGCCCTATGCGCTGGCCCATGCCGGCGCGCGCGAGGTGGTGGGGATCGAGGCGCGGCAGGCGCTGATCGATCGCTTCGCCGCCTTTCCCGATGTCGCGGCAAAGGGCCGGGTGCGCCTCCGGCAGGGGGATATCTTCGCCGGGATGGAAGAGCTTGCCGCCGCGGGAGAGACGTTCGACGTCGTGGCGGTTTACGGCATCTTCTACCACATCACGGAGCATTACCGGCTCGTCCTTCTCGCCCAGGCCCTGAAGCCGAAGCTCATCATCATCGACAGCGAGTTCATCGTCGCCTCCGACGGGCCCATCGTCCGCTTCATGCGAGAGGAGACCTCCAACGCGCTCAACACCGTGGCCCGCGCCGAGGGGCGCGAGGTGGAGCTCGTGGCCACGCCCTCCATGCGGCTCGTGGATGTCTTTGGCGAGGTCACCGGCTGGAGCACGGAGTGGATCGACTGGGACGTGCTGCCCGCGGAAGAACGCGCCGGTCTCGGCGACTATTTCCGGCAGAATGCACAGCGTCGCCGGGGGACAGTGGCCCTCCGCCCGCTCGGCACCTTCGACCCGAAGGAGAAGCGCCCGCGGGTCTGGGTCGACCCCCGCGACGGCAGCCGCAAGACCGATTAA
- a CDS encoding ROK family transcriptional regulator translates to MIDEFEATGSNQSGMRARNERLVLSILRRVGPLPKAEIARKTGLSAQTVSVIMRALEADGLLERGEKLRGKVGQPSVPMRLAPTGAYFLGMKVGRRSAELILVDFVGTEIAHLHQTYSYPTPELVLDFARRAVTELCASVSDAQRRRIAGMGIASPFYLWEWASMIGVDPEKMDAWRGFDLRAEMADLFDFPVYLGNDATSACGAELTFGTGDPPADFLYIYIGYFVGGGIALHGALYTGRAGNAGAVGPFLVSAQDGDRRQLLDVASLIGLERRVEAQQGNAAHMFGQQDHWTIEPEILDAWLADAVPALAQLILAGSAIMDFPAVLIDGHMPTDLRDRVIAAVTKELETQPRQGLQIPTISAGTLGPRARPLGAASLPLSKRFMLEA, encoded by the coding sequence ATGATTGATGAATTCGAGGCCACGGGCTCGAATCAGAGCGGCATGCGCGCCCGCAACGAGCGGCTCGTCCTTTCGATCCTCCGGCGGGTGGGACCGCTCCCCAAGGCGGAAATCGCGCGAAAGACCGGGCTTTCCGCCCAGACCGTCTCCGTGATCATGCGCGCGCTGGAGGCCGATGGCCTGCTCGAGCGCGGCGAGAAACTGCGCGGCAAGGTGGGGCAGCCCTCTGTTCCCATGCGGCTCGCGCCGACCGGCGCCTACTTCCTCGGCATGAAGGTCGGACGCCGGTCTGCGGAACTCATCCTCGTGGATTTCGTGGGCACCGAGATCGCCCATCTCCACCAGACATACAGCTACCCCACCCCGGAGCTCGTCCTCGACTTCGCCCGCCGCGCGGTGACGGAGCTCTGCGCCTCAGTCAGTGACGCGCAGCGCCGGCGCATCGCCGGGATGGGCATCGCCTCTCCCTTCTATCTCTGGGAATGGGCCTCGATGATCGGCGTGGATCCGGAGAAAATGGACGCCTGGCGCGGCTTCGACCTGCGCGCGGAGATGGCCGACCTCTTCGATTTTCCGGTCTACCTCGGCAACGATGCCACGAGTGCCTGCGGCGCCGAGCTCACGTTCGGAACGGGCGATCCGCCCGCGGACTTTCTATACATCTATATCGGCTACTTTGTCGGCGGCGGGATCGCGCTCCACGGCGCGCTCTATACCGGGCGGGCCGGGAATGCGGGCGCGGTGGGTCCGTTCCTCGTCTCCGCCCAGGACGGCGACCGGCGGCAGCTTCTGGATGTGGCCTCTCTCATCGGGCTCGAGCGCCGCGTCGAGGCCCAGCAGGGCAATGCCGCGCACATGTTCGGCCAGCAGGATCACTGGACCATCGAGCCCGAGATCCTCGACGCCTGGCTCGCCGACGCGGTGCCAGCGCTCGCGCAGCTTATCCTCGCCGGGAGCGCCATCATGGATTTCCCCGCCGTGCTGATCGATGGCCACATGCCCACGGATCTGCGCGACCGCGTGATCGCGGCAGTTACCAAAGAGCTCGAGACCCAGCCGCGCCAGGGCCTCCAGATCCCGACCATCTCCGCCGGTACGCTCGGGCCACGCGCCCGCCCGCTCGGCGCGGCGAGCCTGCCGCTCTCCAAGCGCTTCATGCTCGAAGCCTGA
- a CDS encoding ABC transporter ATP-binding protein, whose protein sequence is MSSIVSIAGLRKVYGSGFEALSGVDLDIEEGEVLALLGPNGAGKTTLISTICGITTHTGGTVTVGGHDIVSGYRKTRSLIGLVPQDIALEPFAKVMDTVRFSRGLFGAPPNDPYIRELLKTLSLDDKAAEEVRELSGGMKRRVLIAKALAHEPRILFLDEPTAGVDVELRKGMWETVEKLRQQGVTIILTTHYIEEAEAIADRVAVINKGRILLVEEKDKLMARMGQKELRIELAEPLGAVPEGLSREGLSLGEGGTVLTYSYDSAGERTGMGSLMADLQKAGLSIRDLKTTQSSLEQIFVELVHEGEAAE, encoded by the coding sequence ATGTCATCCATCGTATCCATCGCGGGCCTGCGGAAGGTCTACGGCTCGGGCTTCGAGGCGCTGAGCGGCGTCGATCTCGACATCGAGGAGGGAGAGGTGCTGGCGCTGCTCGGCCCCAATGGCGCGGGCAAGACGACGCTGATCTCCACCATCTGCGGCATCACCACCCATACCGGCGGGACGGTCACGGTGGGCGGGCATGACATCGTGTCAGGCTACCGCAAGACCCGCAGCCTCATCGGCCTCGTGCCCCAGGACATCGCGCTCGAGCCCTTTGCCAAGGTCATGGATACGGTCCGCTTTTCCCGCGGTCTCTTCGGCGCACCGCCAAACGATCCCTATATCCGCGAGCTGCTGAAGACGCTCTCGCTCGATGACAAGGCGGCGGAGGAGGTGCGCGAGCTCTCGGGCGGCATGAAGCGCCGGGTTCTCATCGCCAAGGCGCTGGCCCACGAGCCCCGCATCCTGTTTCTCGACGAGCCCACCGCGGGCGTTGACGTGGAGCTCCGCAAGGGGATGTGGGAGACGGTGGAAAAGCTCCGCCAGCAGGGCGTCACCATCATCCTGACGACCCACTACATCGAAGAGGCCGAGGCCATCGCGGACCGCGTGGCCGTCATCAACAAGGGGCGCATCCTCCTCGTGGAGGAGAAGGACAAGCTCATGGCGCGCATGGGGCAAAAGGAGCTGCGCATCGAGCTCGCGGAGCCGCTCGGTGCCGTGCCGGAAGGGCTTTCCCGCGAGGGGCTGTCGCTCGGCGAAGGCGGGACAGTCCTGACCTACAGCTACGACAGCGCGGGGGAGCGCACCGGCATGGGCTCGCTCATGGCGGATCTCCAGAAGGCCGGGCTCAGCATCCGCGACCTCAAGACCACCCAGTCGAGCCTCGAACAGATCTTTGTCGAGCTGGTGCATGAAGGGGAGGCCGCGGAATGA
- a CDS encoding sugar ABC transporter substrate-binding protein: protein MKKLIATTALVGASFAGTAALAGGHGVSACLITKTDTNPFFVKMREGAAAKAEELGITLNSFAGQVDGDHETQVAAIETCIANEASGILITASDTSSIVPAVQQARDAGILVIALDTPLSPIDAADMTFATDNYLAGQLIGQWAAATLGDDAANARIATLDLAVSQPTVDVLRNQGFLDGFGIDLGDPNVIGDETDSRIVGSDVTQGNEEGGRRAMENLLAQDPTINVVHTINEPAAAGAYEALRSIGRENDVLIVSVDGGCPGVQNVADGVIGATSQQYPLLMASLGIEAIAQFAEDGTLPEATPGKDFFDTGVALVTDAPADGVESISVSEGTDLCWG, encoded by the coding sequence ATGAAGAAACTGATCGCGACGACGGCCCTCGTGGGTGCTTCCTTTGCCGGGACGGCGGCCCTCGCAGGCGGCCATGGTGTGTCCGCTTGCCTCATCACCAAGACCGACACCAACCCGTTCTTCGTGAAGATGCGCGAAGGCGCGGCTGCCAAGGCTGAAGAGCTCGGCATCACGCTCAACTCCTTCGCGGGCCAGGTCGACGGTGACCACGAGACACAGGTCGCCGCCATCGAGACCTGCATCGCCAACGAGGCGAGCGGGATCCTGATCACCGCGTCCGACACCTCTTCGATCGTGCCCGCCGTGCAGCAGGCGCGCGACGCAGGTATCCTCGTGATCGCGCTCGACACGCCGCTGAGCCCGATCGACGCCGCCGACATGACCTTTGCCACGGACAACTACCTGGCCGGTCAGCTCATCGGCCAATGGGCCGCGGCGACGCTGGGTGACGACGCTGCCAATGCGCGCATCGCCACGCTCGATCTCGCCGTGAGCCAGCCCACCGTGGACGTGCTCCGCAACCAGGGCTTCCTCGACGGCTTCGGCATCGACCTCGGTGACCCGAATGTCATCGGCGACGAGACGGACAGCCGCATCGTGGGCTCCGACGTGACGCAGGGCAACGAAGAGGGTGGCCGCCGCGCCATGGAGAACCTCCTCGCACAGGATCCGACGATCAACGTCGTCCACACGATCAACGAGCCTGCCGCCGCCGGTGCCTACGAGGCGCTCCGCTCCATCGGCCGCGAGAACGACGTGCTGATCGTTTCTGTCGACGGGGGCTGCCCGGGCGTGCAGAATGTGGCCGACGGCGTGATCGGCGCCACCTCGCAGCAATATCCGCTGCTCATGGCATCGCTCGGCATCGAGGCCATCGCGCAGTTTGCCGAGGACGGCACTCTGCCGGAGGCGACGCCGGGCAAGGACTTCTTCGACACGGGCGTGGCGCTCGTGACGGATGCGCCGGCGGATGGTGTTGAGAGCATCTCGGTCTCCGAGGGCACCGATCTCTGCTGGGGCTAA
- a CDS encoding DNA-formamidopyrimidine glycosylase family protein — protein sequence MPEGHTIHRAARDHADMLKGHVIAATSPQGRFAEGAAEIDGRRCTGTGAVGKHLLYHFEGEVTVHIHLGLGGYFTPVRQPADPPREVVRLRLESPTHALDIIGPNTCEILPVDMETFRLRYGPDLLAEPPDPDRAIAAIARSRAPIARLLMDQKVMSGIGNIYRAEILWLRKINPMTPGRDIVEADLRALWDEMRGLLQLGVETNSIITNGDVPKAGEEITERTNIFAREACPRCNGAIEKSKLSGRTLYHCPTCQV from the coding sequence ATGCCAGAGGGACACACCATCCACCGCGCCGCGCGGGATCATGCTGACATGCTCAAAGGACACGTGATCGCGGCGACCTCGCCCCAGGGCCGTTTTGCCGAGGGCGCCGCCGAGATCGACGGGCGGCGGTGCACGGGGACGGGAGCCGTGGGCAAGCATCTCCTTTATCATTTCGAGGGCGAGGTGACGGTGCACATCCATCTCGGGCTCGGCGGGTATTTCACGCCGGTGCGGCAGCCCGCCGATCCCCCGCGAGAGGTTGTCCGTCTTCGGCTCGAGAGCCCCACCCATGCGCTCGATATCATCGGGCCCAATACCTGCGAGATCCTGCCGGTGGACATGGAGACGTTTCGCCTCCGCTACGGGCCCGACCTCCTCGCCGAGCCGCCGGACCCGGACCGCGCCATCGCGGCCATCGCCCGCTCGCGCGCGCCCATCGCGCGGCTCCTGATGGATCAGAAGGTCATGTCCGGGATCGGCAATATCTACCGGGCCGAGATCCTCTGGCTGCGCAAGATCAATCCCATGACCCCGGGCCGGGACATCGTGGAGGCGGATCTGCGCGCGCTCTGGGACGAGATGCGCGGGCTCCTGCAGCTCGGGGTGGAGACGAATTCCATCATCACCAACGGGGACGTGCCGAAGGCCGGGGAAGAGATCACGGAGCGCACGAACATCTTCGCCCGCGAGGCCTGCCCACGCTGCAACGGGGCCATCGAGAAATCGAAGCTGAGCGGGCGGACGCTTTACCACTGCCCCACCTGCCAAGTCTAA
- a CDS encoding histidine phosphatase family protein yields MFAITPVKTDTVFLLRHAEAVGAGADDPLTDAGQAASESLVEALEELEVDGIFASPAARAKATVAPFAEKSGQGVTVMTDLREHRLSLSGHDPDDPLLETRFTNRAQARPGGESFNAAAVRLRQAIKSISRRPIRAPLFATHGGLIASLLSQMDKTYGYGEFQAMPRPALFKVTHLKGTPRKIEPL; encoded by the coding sequence ATGTTTGCGATTACCCCCGTTAAGACCGACACCGTTTTCCTTCTCCGACATGCCGAGGCCGTGGGCGCGGGCGCCGATGACCCGCTGACCGATGCGGGGCAGGCCGCGTCTGAGAGCCTCGTCGAGGCCTTGGAGGAGCTGGAGGTCGACGGCATCTTCGCCAGCCCCGCGGCGCGTGCCAAGGCCACCGTGGCGCCCTTCGCGGAGAAGTCGGGCCAGGGCGTGACCGTCATGACGGATCTGCGCGAGCATCGGCTGAGCCTCTCGGGCCACGACCCGGACGACCCGCTTCTCGAAACCCGCTTTACCAACCGCGCGCAGGCGCGGCCGGGCGGGGAGAGCTTCAATGCCGCGGCGGTGCGGCTCAGGCAGGCGATCAAGTCGATCTCGCGCCGACCGATCCGCGCCCCGCTCTTCGCGACCCATGGCGGCCTCATCGCGAGCCTCCTGAGCCAGATGGACAAGACCTATGGCTATGGGGAATTTCAGGCGATGCCGCGGCCCGCGCTCTTCAAGGTCACGCATCTGAAGGGCACGCCGCGCAAGATCGAGCCGCTCTAG
- a CDS encoding ABC transporter permease, giving the protein MAQTDYESAASTAATEVASFEEHNKGIFGKFHHALHTTPALVPLIVLVSAIVIFGITLGERFLSPFALTLILQQVQIVGIVAAAQSIVILTKGIDLSVGAISVMSSVIMGQFTFRYGLPVEVAILCGLMCGTLIGALNGWLVAYIKLPPFIVTLGMWQIVLAANFLYSANETIRSQEIEANAPLLQFLGERFTIGGAVFTYGVVFMIGLVIILAYALRHTAWGRHVYAVGDDPEAAELSGVNVKMTLISVYALAGLICAFAGWALIGRIGSVSPTSGQLLNIESITAVVIGGISLFGGRGSILGAFFGALIVGVFTLGLRLAGADAQWTFLLIGVLIIAAVAVDQWIRKVAA; this is encoded by the coding sequence ATGGCACAGACCGATTACGAAAGCGCCGCCTCCACAGCCGCCACCGAGGTGGCGAGCTTCGAGGAGCACAACAAGGGCATCTTCGGGAAATTCCACCACGCGCTGCACACGACCCCGGCCCTCGTGCCGCTGATCGTGCTGGTGAGCGCCATCGTGATCTTCGGGATCACGCTCGGGGAACGGTTCCTGTCGCCCTTCGCGCTGACGCTGATCCTCCAGCAGGTGCAGATCGTGGGCATTGTGGCCGCGGCGCAGTCCATCGTGATCCTGACGAAGGGGATCGACCTCTCCGTGGGCGCGATCTCGGTGATGTCGTCCGTCATCATGGGTCAGTTCACGTTCCGCTACGGGCTGCCCGTGGAGGTGGCGATCCTCTGCGGCCTCATGTGCGGCACGCTTATCGGCGCGCTGAATGGCTGGCTCGTGGCCTATATCAAGCTCCCGCCCTTCATCGTGACGCTGGGGATGTGGCAGATCGTTCTCGCCGCGAACTTCCTCTATTCCGCCAACGAGACCATCCGCAGCCAGGAGATCGAGGCCAACGCGCCGCTTCTGCAATTTCTCGGCGAGCGGTTCACCATTGGCGGGGCCGTCTTTACCTACGGCGTCGTCTTCATGATCGGGTTGGTCATCATCCTGGCCTACGCGCTCCGCCACACGGCCTGGGGCCGCCATGTCTATGCCGTGGGTGATGACCCCGAGGCTGCGGAGCTTTCGGGCGTCAACGTCAAGATGACGCTCATCTCCGTCTACGCGCTCGCAGGCCTCATCTGCGCCTTCGCGGGCTGGGCTCTCATTGGGCGCATCGGATCGGTGTCGCCCACCTCGGGCCAGCTTCTCAACATCGAGAGCATCACCGCTGTCGTGATCGGGGGCATCTCGCTTTTCGGCGGGCGGGGCTCGATCCTCGGCGCCTTCTTTGGCGCGCTGATCGTCGGCGTCTTCACGCTGGGCCTGCGGCTCGCGGGGGCGGATGCGCAATGGACGTTCCTCCTCATCGGCGTTCTCATCATCGCCGCCGTCGCGGTGGACCAGTGGATCAGAAAGGTGGCTGCGTAA